The Coffea arabica cultivar ET-39 chromosome 3c, Coffea Arabica ET-39 HiFi, whole genome shotgun sequence genome contains a region encoding:
- the LOC113735029 gene encoding uncharacterized protein isoform X2 codes for MAEPTPVSTLASQICNQISSVFNQPISGPTALDVIVEEVAATAKGNGQIFVYGVGREGLMLKALCMRLFHLGLSAHCVFDMTTPPIASPDLLIASAGPGGFSTVDAICEVARSNGARVVLLTAQPESKSSCVKHASVVAHIPAQTMADDQVAADPKSKPLLPMGSLYEGAMFVLFEMVVFKLAEVLGQSSEVIRARHTNLE; via the coding sequence ATGGCAGAGCCCACACCAGTGTCAACTCTAGCCTCTCAAATATGCAATCAGATTAGCTCTGTTTTCAACCAACCCATCTCTGGACCCACCGCCCTGGATGTGATTGTGGAAGAAGTGGCGGCAACAGCCAAGGGCAACGGCCAAATCTTCGTTTACGGTGTAGGACGAGAAGGTTTAATGCTGAAGGCTTTGTGCATGAGGCTCTTCCATCTGGGTCTCTCCGCCCACTGCGTCTTCGACATGACCACCCCGCCAATCGCTTCTCCTGACCTCTTGATTGCTTCGGCCGGACCGGGGGGTTTCTCCACCGTCGATGCAATTTGCGAGGTAGCAAGATCCAACGGGGCAAGAGTAGTGTTGCTGACCGCTCAGCCTGAGTCAAAATCTTCTTGTGTGAAGCATGCGAGCGTGGTTGCTCATATCCCTGCTCAGACTATGGCGGATGATCAGGTTGCTGCTGATCCCAAATCTAAGCCATTGCTTCCGATGGGAAGCCTGTATGAAGGGGCCATGTTTGTGCTATTTGAGATGGTAGTCTTCAAACTGGCTGAGGTTTTGGGTCAGAGTTCAGAGGTCATTCGTGCTCGCCATACTAATCTTGAGTAG
- the LOC113735914 gene encoding TMV resistance protein N-like, with amino-acid sequence MLPEGFEKLINLRHFYIQQYRRSRPPNLLLPRIGHLTNLQTLPFFSVSQEKGCRIEELEYLDNLGGKLTIYGLENVNSYESALKANLSRKFRVQSLELYWEGPNKNSNDKDVLEGLKPHSNLRSLKIVGFQGSRFPQWMVRQNLLSLHNLVQLQLEHLDELEDLPPTKRFPKLEKLRLHWLPKLESVPEDTSNLTCLRRLEISCCHSLTSLPNLNSLATLQELEMIGCPNLTHLWEDSTWQDGILSLENLCISNCPNLEAIPAIQKLQSLRKLQIESCESLNLSLKNVGNFQYLEFLDIYSDPATWPQDIYELTSLTTLHLGGFSENIDYFPWPDTFSGPVDGIKEHCASLRSLQLYGWPMIKSLPGQMQYLSKLTNLTIIRFDGLEALPEWLGKLQSLQTLELFACKNLKYLPSTAMECLADLHTLRINRCPLLKERYSRGTGEEWPKIAHIPNIYL; translated from the coding sequence ATGCTTCCAGAGGGGTTCGAAAAACTCATTAACTTGAGGCACTTTTACATTCAGCAATATCGTCGTAGTCGTCCGCCGAATCTTTTGCTTCCAAGGATAGGGCATTTGACTAATCTTCAAACATTGCCTTTCTTTTCGGTGAGCCAAGAAAAGGGATGTCGAATTGAAGAGTTGGAATACTTGGACAATCTTGGAGGTAAATTAACAATCTATGGCCTTGAAAACGTGAACAGCTATGAATCTGCTTTGAAGGCAAATTTGTCAAGGAAGTTTCGAGTCCAAAGTTTGGAACTCTACTGGGAAGGTCCAAACAAGAATAGCAATGATAAAGATGTGCTCGAGGGTCTCAAACCTCATAGCAATTTGAGAAGTCTAAAGATTGTTGGTTTCCAAGGGTCAAGATTCCCTCAGTGGATGGTTCGACAAAATCTACTGTCATTGCATAATCTAGTGCAGCTTCAATTGGAGCATTTGGATGAGCTTGAAGATCTCCCTCCAACCAAGAGGTTCCCTAAACTAGAGAAACTACGTCTGCATTGGCTTCCAAAGTTGGAAAGTGTACCAGAGGATACGAGCAATCTTACCTGTCTTCGGAGATTGGAAATTTCTTGTTGCCATAGTTTGACAAGTTTACCAAATCTGAATAGCCTTGCAACTCTTCAGGAGCTGGAGATGATCGGTTGCCCTAATTTGACCCATCTATGGGAGGATTCCACATGGCAAGATGGCATTCTATCTCTTGAGAATCTATGCATAAGCAATTGCCCCAATCTTGAAGCTATTCCAGCCATTCAGAAACTCCAATCGCTGCGTAAACTGCAAATTGAAAGTTGCGAGTCGTTGAATTTATCGTTAAAAAATGTTGGGAATTTTCAATACCTCGAGTTCCTAGATATTTATTCCGACCCTGCCACATGGCCACAGGACATCTATGAATTGACAAGCCTCACGACCTTGCATCTTGGTGGCTTCTCCGAGAACATTGATTATTTTCCTTGGCCCGACACCTTCTCGGGGCCTGTTGATGGAATAAAAGAACATTGTGCCTCTTTAAGGTCCCTTCAATTGTACGGGTGGCCAATGATCAAATCTCTGCCTGGGCAAATGCAGTACCTCTCCAAGTTGACTAATTTAACAATAATCAGGTTTGATGGGTTGGAGGCTCTTCCAGAGTGGCTGGGGAAATTACAATCTCTCCAAACGTTGGAGCTTTTTGCATGCAAGAACCTGAAGTACTTACCTTCAACAGCGATGGAATGTCTTGCAGATTTACACACTTTGAGAATCAATAGATGTCCCCTTTTGAAGGAGAGATACAGCAGAGGAACCGGCGAAGAGTGGCCCAAGATAGCCCATATTCCTAATATTTATCTCTAG
- the LOC113735029 gene encoding uncharacterized protein isoform X1 produces the protein MVEHNLKFSGEYWLRASMAEPTPVSTLASQICNQISSVFNQPISGPTALDVIVEEVAATAKGNGQIFVYGVGREGLMLKALCMRLFHLGLSAHCVFDMTTPPIASPDLLIASAGPGGFSTVDAICEVARSNGARVVLLTAQPESKSSCVKHASVVAHIPAQTMADDQVAADPKSKPLLPMGSLYEGAMFVLFEMVVFKLAEVLGQSSEVIRARHTNLE, from the exons ATGGTGGAGCACAACTTAAAG TTTTCAGGGGAATATTGGCTGAGAGCTTCAATGGCAGAGCCCACACCAGTGTCAACTCTAGCCTCTCAAATATGCAATCAGATTAGCTCTGTTTTCAACCAACCCATCTCTGGACCCACCGCCCTGGATGTGATTGTGGAAGAAGTGGCGGCAACAGCCAAGGGCAACGGCCAAATCTTCGTTTACGGTGTAGGACGAGAAGGTTTAATGCTGAAGGCTTTGTGCATGAGGCTCTTCCATCTGGGTCTCTCCGCCCACTGCGTCTTCGACATGACCACCCCGCCAATCGCTTCTCCTGACCTCTTGATTGCTTCGGCCGGACCGGGGGGTTTCTCCACCGTCGATGCAATTTGCGAGGTAGCAAGATCCAACGGGGCAAGAGTAGTGTTGCTGACCGCTCAGCCTGAGTCAAAATCTTCTTGTGTGAAGCATGCGAGCGTGGTTGCTCATATCCCTGCTCAGACTATGGCGGATGATCAGGTTGCTGCTGATCCCAAATCTAAGCCATTGCTTCCGATGGGAAGCCTGTATGAAGGGGCCATGTTTGTGCTATTTGAGATGGTAGTCTTCAAACTGGCTGAGGTTTTGGGTCAGAGTTCAGAGGTCATTCGTGCTCGCCATACTAATCTTGAGTAG
- the LOC113735028 gene encoding putative disease resistance RPP13-like protein 1 — MAETLIVLFSGILSKIPPISDDRRLGLHKELEKMATMLLKLQAVLFDLQSSDGYHSSQTELWLKMLQQILSDTETLVDEIAYEVLRRKFGIRKFGIRNWGDKVSGFVAPISPLVFSSIIECLRQQSEIHDSDNKVLSFFPFSYRGKMARMIKNTILSLEVAYEEFSGIRATRVDLMSRPTQLEETRSMASFLDDQAIVRRENDISVLTSMLDDSVGDLEVISIVGMGGVGKTTLAWLVYGHPRVEYCFYKRMWVHVSEKFEVNRVLNDILQSLGEARVETTSKESPVSRLREIIPRRRSFLVLDDVWTESEEKLYELKSCLLYAMSGGGSKILITTRSHRVAAMMRTSHVCPYVLQPLPEDLSWELFEKIAFRHGSAGKYPELVDIGRRMVKKCGGLPLAITKIAGWMYPQKDQSEWSRIEESEIWNFRSAGHPYGNGSWYKNGVLSVLLLSYYNLPSPWLKKCFACCSIFPKDTLIEKEKLKQIWMALGLISSPNEKNLTLEDVGSSYINILLQSSLLQDTREDDYDNITHCGMHNIVHDLSLYVSHNFSSVFDGLESNSTADMSINDDAEAVHLSFNNSATWTMCKIPDRRLNNLRTFCVVGGCVDLEDVFTNFTGLRVLIVEDHAVKNLPKTVDRLKHLRYLDISRTRIRFLPQSFTKLYNLQT, encoded by the coding sequence ATGGCTGAAACTTTGATCGTGCTTTTTTCTGGAATCTTGAGCAAGATACCTCCGATATCTGACGATCGGAGACTGGGTTTACACAAAGAACTTGAAAAAATGGCAACTATGCTACTTAAGTTGCAAGCTGTTCTCTTTGATCTTCAAAGCAGCGATGGATATCACAGCAGCCAAACTGAGCTTTGGCTGAAAATGCTCCAACAGATATTATCCGACACTGAGACCTTGGTGGACGAGATTGCATATGAAGTTCTTCGCCGAAAGTTTGGGATCAGAAAGTTTGGGATCAGAAATTGGGGCGACAAGGTAAGCGGCTTTGTTGCTCCCATTTCTCCACTTGTTTTTTCCTCGATAATTGAATGTCTTCGCCAACAGAGTGAGATCCACGATTCGGATAATAAGGTGCTCAGCTTCTTTCCCTTTTCATATCGTGGAAAGATGGCTCGTATGATAAAAAATACTATATTATCTTTAGAGGTGGCATATGAAGAATTCTCAGGTATCCGGGCTACTAGAGTGGATTTGATGAGCAGGCCTACTCAGCTGGAAGAAACACGCTCCATGGCTTCCTTTCTGGATGACCAAGCAATTGTACGAAGGGAGAATGATATCTCTGTGCTGACAAGCATGTTGGACGACTCTGTAGGCGACTTAGAGGTCATTAGCATAGTGGGAATGGGTGGTGTTGGTAAGACGACCCTTGCTTGGCTAGTGTACGGCCATCCCCGGGTAGAGTATTGCTTTTACAAGAGAATGTGGGTACACGTATCTGAGAAATTTGAAGTGAACAGAGTCTTGAATGACATACTGCAATCTCTAGGGGAAGCCCGCGTTGAGACAACTAGTAAAGAATCACCAGTGTCGAGGCTTCGAGAAATCATTCCCAGGAGAAGAAGTTTCCTTGTGCTCGATGATGTCTGGACCGAGAGTGAAGAAAAATTGTATGAATTGAAGAGTTGTTTGCTATATGCAATGTCTGGTGGAGGGAGCAAGATACTGATAACTACACGCAGTCATAGAGTTGCTGCAATGATGCGAACATCTCATGTTTGTCCCTACGTGCTACAGCCTCTCCCAGAGGACCTCAGCTGGGAGTTGTTTGAGAAAATAGCATTTAGACATGGGAGTGCAGGAAAGTATCCGGAATTGGTAGACATTGGTCGAAGGATGGTTAAAAAGTGTGGGGGTCTTCCATTAGCTATAACAAAAATAGCCGGTTGGATGTATCCCCAGAAAGATCAATCCGAGTGGTCCAGGATTGAAGAAAgtgaaatttggaattttcgATCTGCAGGTCATCCGTATGGGAACGGTAGTTGGTATAAAAATGGAGTCCTTTCTGTATTGCTGCTCAGTTATTATAATTTACCATCACCGTGGTTGAAAAAATGTTTTGCATGCTGTTCCATATTTCCCAAGGACACCCTCATAGAAAAGGAGAAGCTGAAACAAATTTGGATGGCACTAGGACTCATTAGTTCTCctaatgaaaaaaatttgacaTTGGAGGACGTTGGTAGCAGCTATATCAATATATTGCTACAGAGTTCTCTGTTGCAAGACACTCGAGAGGATGACTATGATAATATCACACATTGTGGGATGCATAATATTGTGCATGACCTTTCGTTATATGTGTCACATAATTTTTCCTCTGTTTTCGATGGGCTCGAAAGTAATTCTACAGCCGACATGAGTATAAATGATGATGCTGAGGCTGTACATTTGTCATTTAATAATTCAGCTACATGGACGATGTGCAAGATTCCTGATCGACGTCTCAACAATTTGCGAACATTTTGTGTTGTAGGGGGCTGTGTAGACCTTGAAGATGTCTTCACAAACTTCACAGGTCTTCGTGTCTTGATAGTTGAAGACCATGCTGTCAAGAACTTACCGAAGACTGTTGATAGATTGAAACATCTAAGGTATCTTGACATCTCAAGAACCAGAATCAGATTTCTGCCGCAGTCCTTTACAAAGCTCTACAATTTGCAGACATGA
- the LOC113735282 gene encoding cytochrome P450 705A5-like, with protein sequence MTDIQCYSMFFIISFVSTLVIRSFSKKTNRTHFHLPPGPRPLPIIGHLQLITFPLDQFYQKLSTKYGPIIYLQFGASKQIIISSASLATEIFKTQDLAFASRPPFAVEDRLTFIASSFLYSEYGEYWKFMKKLCMTKLLSPQALEASSGVRRQGLRSFLQKIVESASLLKPVDVGLELLKLTNNIICTMAMNTNCSSNDDEAEKCRKLVQETFEQALKLTIGDVLGPFKWLGFWIYGKQAVNLERRFDGMVENILKQHEEKREENSKTSQYKDLIDVLLEMHYDNQAEFKLTRTQMKSFLLDIFVAGTDTSANTMQWTLAELINHPKVFKKVREEIDSLVGNSRLVEESDISSLPYLQAVMKEILRLHPLGSLIPRKCREHCKLDGFDIPKNTTVLINTYAAMRDPNLWDDPNEFKPERFLISKDTEKTLARQDQMEGQVLDLLTFGGGRRRCPGMMLAFHTMSPTVAAMVQCFDWTPIEKGREVDVVNMEVRKGLNHVMEQSLVCTPRVRLNPLDCIA encoded by the exons ATGACTGACATCCAATGCTACTCCATGTTCTTTATCATCTCCTTCGTCTCAACACTCGTAATTCGATCCTTTTCAAAGAAAACCAATCGCACTCATTTCCACCTCCCGCCTGGCCCGCGCCCGCTGCCCATCATCGGTCACCTCCAACTCATAACTTTTCCTTTGGACCAGTTTTACCAGAAGCTATCAACCAAATATGGCCCCATTATTTACCTGCAATTTGGTGCTTCAAAGCAGATTATCATATCATCTGCTTCTTTGGCAACAGAAATCTTCAAAACCCAAGATCTTGCATTCGCTTCTCGGCCGCCTTTTGCTGTTGAAGATAGGTTAACTTTTATTGCCTCTAGTTTTCTCTATTCTGAGTATGGAGAATACTGgaagttcatgaagaagcttTGCATGACTAAGTTGCTTAGTCCCCAAGCATTAGAGGCCTCAAGTGGGGTTCGCAGACAAGGATTACGCAGTTTCTTGCAAAAGATTGTGGAGAGTGCATCTCTTCTAAAGCCCGTCGACGTTGGACTTGAGCTCTTAAAGCTAACAAATAACATAATCTGTACGATGGCAATGAACACTAATTGTTCGAGTAACGATGATGAAGCTGAAAAGTGTAGAAAATTAGTGCAGGAGACGTTTGAACAAGCTCTCAAGTTGACTATTGGAGATGTTTTGGGGCCATTCAAATGGTTAGGCTTCTGGATTTATGGGAAGCAGGCCGTGAATCTGGAAAGAAGGTTTGATGGCATGGTAGAGAATATATTGAAGCAGCatgaagaaaaaagggaagaaaacagCAAAACTAGCCAATATAAAGATCTGATAGATGTTCTTTTGGAGATGCATTATGATAACCAAGCTGAGTTTAAACTGACTAGAACTCAAATGAAGTCTTTCCTCCTG GACATATTTGTGGCAGGCACTGATACTTCTGCGAATACTATGCAATGGACTTTAGCTGAGCTCATAAACCATCctaaagttttcaagaaagttaGAGAAGAGATAGATTCACTTGTTGGCAACTCAAGACTTGTTGAGGAATCAGACATCTCAAGTCTACCCTATCTCCAAGCTGTAATGAAGGAAATACTCCGATTACATCCTCTGGGTTCTCTCATACCAAGAAAATGCCGCGAACATTGCAAGCTGGATGGCTTTGATATACCTAAGAACACAACCGTACTGATCAATACATATGCAGCCATGAGGGACCCTAACCTTTGGGATGATCCTAACGAATTTAAGCCCGAAAGATTCTTGATTTCCAAGGATACAGAGAAAACCTTAGCTCGGCAAGACCAAATGGAAGGACAAGTGCTGGATCTCTTAACTTTTGGAGGTGGGAGGAGAAGGTGTCCAGGAATGATGCTGGCTTTCCACACAATGAGCCCTACAGTTGCTGCCATGGTTCAGTGCTTCGACTGGACGCCGATTGAAAAGGGAAGGGAAGTTGATGTAGTGAATATGGAAGTCAGAAAAGGGTTAAATCACGTTATGGAACAATCGCTTGTATGCACTCCTCGAGTTCGTCTCAATCCACTTGACTGCATAGCTTGA
- the LOC113735915 gene encoding putative disease resistance RPP13-like protein 3, whose amino-acid sequence MTVESVKLWLEELERVAFEAENLLDDFNYEMIRRKVEIQSQMKRKCWLILKENAFGAGEVPNRLQEIGFKIALECRGLPLATRVLGGMLRNKGTTDWETLESRLQSLGVGENTNVDKILKLSFDHLPYPSLQKCLSYCSIFPKDLEMERNQLIQLWAAEGFLHSNQRNNMCMEEVGNMYFTILLDSNLFQDAEKDEYGNVLNCKMHDLVHDMVQSISSSKTLRLIESGSDDKETFPIQYLAPERSEKEMPFPPSKRFKCITTLFLLEDRSLNDRKISFFMLRVLSLRSSSVKELPKSIGKVTHLRYFDLSRISIKIMPDSLCRLYNLQTLRVGDRESLTKFPNNFKNLVNLRHFELRNCTNCKELPTLGYMPSLRSLHLEGLDGITIVEPSFYGELAMHSGASNQSSPKLFPKLGHFILRDMKNLIEWMEAIVHDRTVVVFPILDMVTIDSCRQLATLSFSMSQEIEDHWTKNGSVVLAYICSGVSTLTSVHIEDVNGLAKLPIILFQNNPNLADLKLSNCRDLTQFLDFPFVISQTLEGPNSQTILGLSQPRAYIDNNATPCLVGLESLEKLVLLQGSFVFL is encoded by the exons ATGACTGTAGAGTCTGTGAAGCTTTGGCTAGAAGAGCTTGAACGTGTGGCTTTTGAAGCTGAAAATTTGTTGGATGACTTCAACTATGAAATGATTCGACGCAAAGTTGAGATCCAAAGCCAAATGAAGAGGAAG TGCTGGCTCATTCTCAAAGAAAATGCATTTGGCGCTGGGGAAGTGCCTAATAGACTGCAAGAGATAGGTTTCAAGATTGCGCTAGAATGTAGAGGCTTACCATTAGCCACAAGAGTTCTCGGTGGCATGTTGCGCAACAAGGGAACAACTGACTGGGAAACTTTAGAGAGTAGGCTTCAAAGTTTAGGTGTAGGTGAAAATACTAATGTTGATAAAATTTTGAAGTTGAGTTTTGATCATCTTCCATATCCATCTCTTCAAAAGTGTCTTTCATATTGTTCAATTTTTCCCAAGGATTTGGAAATGGAAAGGAATCAACTGATCCAACTTTGGGCGGCAGAAGGATTTCTTCATTCAAATCAAAGAAACAATATGTGTATGGAGGAGGTTGGTAACatgtattttaccattttgTTGGATAGTAACTTGTTTCAAGATGCAGAGAAGGATGAGTATGGGAATGTTTTGAATTGCAAAATGCATGATCTTGTGCATGATATGGTGCAATCCATTTCCAGTTCTAAAACTTTAAGGTTGATAGAGTCTGGAAGTGATGATAAGGAGACGTTTCCCATTCAGTATCTTGCACCAGAGAGAAGTGAAAAAGAAATGCCATTTCCCCCTTCTAAAAGGTTCAAGTGTATTACAACATTATTTTTGTTGGAAGACAGATCACTTAATGATAGaaagatttcattttttatgttgCGAGTTTTGAGCTTAAGGTCATCAAGTGTCAAGGAGCTTCCTAAATCAATTGGCAAGGTAACTCATTTGCGATACTTTGATTTATCAAGAATTTCAATCAAAATAATGCCAGACTCTCTTTGTCGACTTTATAATTTGCAGACATTAAGAGTTGGAGATCGTGAATCATTGACAAAGTTTCCAAATAATTTCAAGAATTTGGTGAATTTGAGGCACTTTGAACTGCGAAATTGCACAAACTGCAAAGAGTTACCAACTCTTGGATACATGCCCTCTCTTAGATCTCTTCACTTGGAAGGACTTGATGGCATAACAATCGTAGAGCCTTCTTTTTATGGAGAATTAGCCATGCATAGTGGCGCTAGCAATCAAAGTTCCCCAAAATTGTTTCCAAAACTAGGACATTTCATTCTAAGAGACATGAAAAATTTGATTGAATGGATGGAAGCAATAGTCCATGACAGAACCGTGGTGGTATTTCCTATCCTTGATATGGTAACGATTGATAGCTGCCGTCAATTAGCCACTTTGTCATTTTCCATGtctcaagaaattgaagatcatTGGACCAAGAATGGATCAGTAGTACTGGCATATATTTGTAGCGGAGTTAGCACTCTCACTAGTGTTCACATTGAGGATGTGAATGGGCTCGCCAAGCTACCAATTATATTATTTCAAAACAATCCAAATCTTGCAGATCTCAAATTAAGCAATTGTCGGGATTTGACCCAATTTTTGGATTTTCCATTTGTTATTTCGCAAACTTTAGAAGGTCCAAATTCCCAAACAATACTTGGGCTGAGCCAACCACGCGCTTATATTGACAATAATGCTACTCCATGTTTGGTTGGTCTTGAGTCCCTAGAGAAATTAGTTCTCTTACAAGGGAGTTTTGTTTTCTTATAA